A genome region from Dendrosporobacter quercicolus includes the following:
- a CDS encoding RNA methyltransferase, translated as MASVYIGLVHHPIYNKNNEVITTAITNFDIHDIARTARTYDIHRYFLIHPLQTQAALARDVLDYWREGYGASYNPDRREAFSIIELALDIEAAVSLIKEREGLEPVIVTTDARRYPNTVSYQQLRQFLALDPKPCLLLFGTGWGIQKEVMQKFDYILEPIYGPGDYNHLPVRAAVAVILDRLLGEKWWG; from the coding sequence ATGGCGTCTGTATATATCGGTCTGGTTCACCATCCGATTTATAATAAAAATAATGAAGTAATTACAACGGCAATCACAAATTTCGATATTCATGATATCGCGCGTACTGCCCGTACCTATGACATTCACCGCTATTTTTTGATTCACCCGCTGCAAACACAGGCTGCGCTGGCCAGGGATGTACTTGATTATTGGCGGGAAGGCTATGGCGCCAGCTATAATCCTGACCGGCGCGAGGCGTTTAGTATTATTGAGCTGGCGCTGGATATTGAGGCCGCCGTCAGCTTAATCAAAGAGCGTGAAGGCCTGGAACCGGTCATTGTAACAACTGACGCCAGACGCTATCCGAATACCGTTTCCTATCAGCAGCTGCGTCAGTTTCTTGCTCTTGACCCCAAACCTTGTTTGCTGCTGTTCGGCACCGGCTGGGGGATTCAAAAAGAGGTTATGCAAAAATTTGATTATATCCTGGAACCTATTTACGGACCGGGCGATTATAATCATCTGCCTGTCCGGGCCGCTGTAGCTGTTATTTTAGATAGACTGCTTGGAGAAAAATGGTGGGGTTAG
- the rplS gene encoding 50S ribosomal protein L19: MMNIIQALEQEQLRKDIPAFKPGDTVRVHVKVVEGNRERVQVFEGVVINRKSGGVRETFTVRRVSYGVGVERTFPVHSPRVEKIEVMRRGIVRRAKLYYLRNLTGKAARIKERR; this comes from the coding sequence ATAATGAACATCATTCAAGCATTGGAACAAGAACAACTTCGTAAGGATATCCCTGCTTTTAAACCAGGCGACACAGTACGTGTACATGTAAAGGTTGTCGAGGGCAACCGCGAACGTGTCCAGGTTTTCGAAGGCGTTGTTATTAACCGCAAAAGCGGTGGTGTGCGGGAGACTTTCACGGTAAGACGGGTTTCTTACGGGGTAGGCGTGGAACGTACTTTTCCGGTTCATTCTCCACGCGTGGAAAAAATCGAAGTGATGCGCCGGGGCATTGTCCGCCGCGCTAAATTGTATTATCTACGCAACCTCACTGGTAAAGCGGCTCGTATTAAGGAAAGACGCTAG
- the lepB gene encoding signal peptidase I, protein MSNTSLGEEIKDWVVSILIAVVLAFFIRYFIVELYMVEGPSMRPTLVNSERLVVNKFIYRFKDPEKGDILVFRYPSDTSRDFIKRVIAVAGDTIELKDGRVFVNDQLQNETYILEKTRGSYPLSTVPEGHIFVMGDNRNNSEDSRFKDVGFVPLELVKGKAVMVFWPVDHIKALP, encoded by the coding sequence GTGAGCAATACTAGTCTCGGAGAAGAGATCAAAGATTGGGTTGTATCGATACTTATTGCCGTGGTATTAGCTTTTTTCATCAGGTATTTTATTGTAGAGTTATACATGGTGGAAGGCCCTTCGATGCGCCCGACATTAGTAAATAGCGAACGGCTGGTTGTCAATAAATTCATCTATCGTTTTAAGGATCCTGAAAAAGGCGATATCCTGGTGTTCCGTTATCCCAGTGATACCAGCCGGGACTTTATTAAGCGGGTGATAGCCGTAGCCGGTGACACGATCGAATTAAAAGACGGGCGGGTCTTTGTCAACGATCAGCTGCAGAATGAGACGTATATTTTAGAGAAAACGCGCGGTTCCTATCCTTTATCCACAGTACCGGAAGGGCATATTTTCGTTATGGGCGACAACCGTAACAATTCGGAAGACAGCCGGTTTAAGGATGTAGGCTTTGTACCGCTGGAACTGGTCAAAGGCAAGGCAGTCATGGTATTTTGGCCGGTTGACCACATAAAAGCACTTCCCTAA
- the ylqF gene encoding ribosome biogenesis GTPase YlqF, protein MQMHDKPEVNINWFPGHMAKAQRMIREHLKLVDVVIELLDARIPLSSANPVIHEIIDNKPRLVALNKADLAEPDRTTRWLAHFREQGLPVVALDSMTGKGSKALVSRVEQLAGDKIAALVAKGINPRAVRAMILGIPNVGKSSLINRLLGTATVRTADKPGVTRGKQWIKIGKNLELLDTPGVLWPKFEDPEVGFKLAVTGAINDEVYDREKVMAKLLAVLRENYSERLTVRYKLTPPLPEDSSALLALIGAKRGCLRSGGLIDDEKARRIILNEFRSGKLGQFTLDDIQ, encoded by the coding sequence ATGCAGATGCACGATAAACCAGAGGTCAATATTAATTGGTTCCCGGGCCATATGGCAAAAGCCCAGCGGATGATTCGCGAGCATTTAAAGTTAGTGGATGTTGTCATTGAACTGCTTGACGCCAGAATTCCGCTGAGCAGCGCCAATCCGGTCATTCATGAGATTATTGACAATAAACCGCGCCTTGTCGCTCTTAACAAAGCCGACCTGGCTGAACCGGACCGGACGACACGCTGGCTGGCCCATTTTCGTGAGCAGGGTTTGCCGGTGGTGGCTTTGGATTCGATGACCGGCAAAGGCAGTAAAGCGTTGGTAAGCAGGGTAGAGCAGCTGGCCGGGGATAAAATAGCAGCTCTTGTCGCCAAGGGCATCAATCCGCGGGCCGTACGGGCCATGATTTTAGGAATACCAAATGTCGGCAAATCTTCACTGATCAACCGGCTGCTTGGTACGGCTACCGTCCGTACGGCGGACAAACCTGGCGTTACCAGAGGAAAACAGTGGATTAAGATCGGTAAAAATCTGGAACTGCTGGATACGCCGGGCGTATTGTGGCCGAAGTTTGAAGATCCGGAGGTTGGCTTTAAGCTGGCGGTAACCGGCGCGATTAATGATGAAGTCTATGACCGGGAAAAAGTAATGGCTAAACTGCTTGCGGTGCTGAGGGAGAACTATAGTGAACGGCTGACGGTACGGTACAAATTAACTCCGCCATTGCCTGAAGATAGTTCGGCTTTACTGGCATTGATTGGCGCTAAGCGCGGTTGCCTGCGCAGCGGCGGCCTGATCGACGACGAAAAAGCCAGACGGATCATTTTAAATGAATTCCGCTCCGGCAAATTAGGGCAATTTACACTGGATGACATTCAATAA
- a CDS encoding ribonuclease HII, whose amino-acid sequence MSSNRLTVAQVADLLNRDAVQDSVLAALHDDSRISVVRLLQKWQQRQTAIRQERERVQQLYRYERLLNAKGFQLIAGVDEAGRGPLAGPVVIGAAILPAGCHLTNLNDSKKLSAKQRFELYTEIKRVAVAAACMVMDVAEIDKLNIYQATVKGMYAAIAALNPAPEAVLIDAVPLPGLPFHSQSLIGGDAISASIAAASIIAKVERDRIMEEFDYRFPGYGFARHKGYGTAEHLKAIRQHGPCPIHRRSFEPIKSWGDYCES is encoded by the coding sequence GTGAGTTCCAACCGTTTAACCGTAGCCCAGGTGGCTGATTTACTTAACCGGGACGCTGTCCAGGACAGTGTTTTGGCGGCGCTGCACGATGACTCCCGGATTTCCGTTGTGCGGCTGCTGCAGAAATGGCAGCAGCGCCAGACGGCAATCCGTCAGGAAAGAGAGCGGGTGCAGCAGTTATACCGGTATGAGCGCCTGCTCAACGCCAAAGGCTTTCAATTGATTGCGGGGGTGGACGAAGCGGGGCGCGGCCCGCTGGCCGGTCCTGTAGTCATCGGCGCGGCAATTTTGCCCGCCGGCTGTCATTTAACAAATCTGAATGACTCGAAGAAACTGTCGGCAAAACAAAGATTCGAATTATATACGGAAATAAAACGTGTGGCTGTCGCCGCCGCCTGTATGGTGATGGATGTAGCTGAAATCGATAAGTTGAATATTTATCAGGCCACCGTAAAGGGGATGTATGCGGCAATTGCCGCTTTAAATCCGGCTCCGGAGGCCGTTCTGATTGATGCTGTGCCTTTACCGGGCTTGCCGTTTCATTCACAGTCTTTGATCGGCGGTGATGCAATTTCAGCATCAATTGCCGCCGCCTCTATCATTGCCAAGGTGGAACGGGACCGGATAATGGAGGAATTTGATTACCGATTCCCCGGTTATGGTTTTGCCAGACATAAAGGCTACGGCACTGCCGAGCATCTTAAGGCCATTCGGCAGCATGGTCCATGTCCGATTCACCGGCGCAGTTTTGAACCCATAAAATCGTGGGGGGATTATTGTGAAAGTTGA
- a CDS encoding EscU/YscU/HrcU family type III secretion system export apparatus switch protein — translation MDEKNECQQPQQAVALSYDHEKSSAPKIVAKGAGYVAEQILHLAKQNAVPVYQNKTLTGMLMAIELDREIPPDLYRAVAEVLAYVYRIDQRLGNRLK, via the coding sequence ATGGACGAAAAAAATGAATGTCAACAACCACAGCAGGCCGTCGCGTTAAGCTATGATCATGAAAAAAGTTCAGCGCCTAAGATTGTGGCCAAAGGAGCTGGCTATGTCGCAGAACAAATATTACATCTGGCCAAGCAAAATGCAGTTCCGGTCTACCAAAATAAAACTTTAACCGGAATGCTCATGGCTATTGAATTAGACCGTGAAATTCCTCCTGACTTGTATCGGGCCGTAGCCGAGGTTTTAGCTTATGTATACCGGATTGACCAAAGACTGGGAAACCGTCTGAAATAG
- a CDS encoding HD-GYP domain-containing protein, with protein MRRILVDNISSGMKLAKPLYNAEGMVLLNAGIELKEQLTDRLEELDVTYVYIEDDLTRDVDVPDVISEKTRIEAVANAKKIMEQIKLGRGIDAAQAKQIAGGIIDELCKNKGVMVNFLDMRTRSDYLFSHAVNVCVLAVMTGICLDYDELQLQDLGVGALLHDVGKVLISPEVLNKQDRLTPQEKEEVKKHPALGFEILRKNPDISLGSAHCALEHHECFDGSGYPQGLKAAEIHPFAQIVAIADMYDALISDAAYRRAIPVYEALAIIAKAGASCFDRELVAIFTDNIATYPIGSIVRLSNNQIGVVVDISRESKAKPVVRILFDENKRHITELTELDLSKNQRLYIADVVER; from the coding sequence ATGCGTCGAATTCTAGTAGATAATATTTCTTCAGGAATGAAACTGGCGAAACCGCTTTATAATGCTGAGGGCATGGTGCTGCTTAATGCGGGAATTGAACTCAAGGAGCAATTGACTGACCGGCTCGAGGAGTTGGACGTAACTTATGTTTATATTGAAGATGATCTGACCCGGGATGTCGATGTGCCTGATGTGATTAGCGAAAAAACCCGCATAGAGGCTGTGGCCAATGCCAAAAAAATAATGGAGCAGATTAAGCTGGGCCGGGGAATTGATGCCGCTCAAGCCAAGCAGATAGCCGGCGGTATTATTGACGAATTGTGCAAAAATAAAGGAGTTATGGTGAATTTTCTGGATATGCGCACCCGCAGCGACTATTTGTTTAGTCATGCGGTCAATGTCTGTGTGCTGGCGGTAATGACCGGAATTTGTCTTGATTATGACGAACTGCAGTTGCAGGACTTAGGCGTTGGCGCTTTGCTGCATGATGTCGGAAAAGTATTGATTAGCCCTGAGGTGCTGAATAAACAGGACCGGTTAACGCCGCAGGAAAAAGAAGAAGTTAAAAAGCATCCCGCCCTGGGGTTTGAAATACTCAGAAAGAATCCCGATATCAGCCTGGGTTCGGCTCACTGCGCTCTTGAGCACCACGAGTGTTTTGACGGTTCGGGTTATCCGCAAGGTTTAAAAGCGGCGGAGATTCATCCATTTGCTCAGATTGTAGCCATTGCCGATATGTATGATGCGCTGATCTCTGATGCTGCTTACCGGCGGGCAATCCCGGTATATGAGGCTCTCGCCATTATCGCCAAGGCCGGCGCTTCCTGCTTTGACCGGGAACTGGTAGCCATTTTTACCGATAATATTGCCACCTATCCGATTGGCTCGATTGTTCGACTAAGCAACAATCAGATTGGCGTAGTGGTAGATATCTCACGGGAATCCAAAGCAAAACCAGTGGTGAGAATACTGTTTGATGAGAATAAACGGCACATAACCGAACTAACTGAACTGGATTTATCGAAAAACCAGCGTTTATATATTGCCGACGTGGTCGAAAGATAA
- a CDS encoding YraN family protein, which produces MNHIQLGERGEKAAVHYLSANGYSIIVTKYRTKTGEIDIIAEKNKLLVFVEVKTRRSIAYGYPAEAVNYRKQRKLILTARCYLQQSGRSDCQCRFDIMEILITSSGKLSFNHIINAFGE; this is translated from the coding sequence ATGAACCATATTCAGCTGGGTGAACGGGGCGAGAAGGCGGCTGTCCACTATTTGAGCGCTAACGGCTATTCGATTATTGTCACAAAATACCGTACGAAAACCGGCGAGATTGATATTATTGCCGAGAAAAATAAACTGCTGGTCTTTGTCGAAGTCAAGACCCGCCGCAGTATCGCTTATGGTTATCCGGCTGAAGCGGTAAATTATCGTAAACAGCGTAAGTTAATCTTAACTGCCCGCTGTTATCTTCAACAGTCGGGGCGCTCCGACTGTCAATGCCGGTTTGATATCATGGAAATTTTGATTACCAGTTCGGGAAAGCTAAGTTTCAATCACATCATTAACGCATTTGGCGAATAG
- a CDS encoding UbiX family flavin prenyltransferase: protein MRIVIGITGASGSIYGVRLIEVLQAAGCETHVVVSESGWQVLEYECGLTKAELAGRVGCLYDVHNIAAAIASGSFKTDAMIIAPCSMRTLGGIANGIADSLLLRAADVILKEGRPLLLVPRETPLNAIHLENMLKLARLGVKIVPASPGFYHRPQTIPELVDMLVGKICDQIKLEHDLFERWQGLGGFSAGRS from the coding sequence ATGCGGATTGTCATCGGAATAACCGGAGCCAGCGGCTCGATATACGGGGTTAGATTGATCGAGGTTTTGCAAGCCGCCGGGTGTGAAACTCATGTCGTCGTATCAGAAAGCGGCTGGCAGGTGCTCGAATATGAATGCGGTCTGACAAAAGCTGAGCTTGCAGGCAGGGTAGGCTGCCTGTATGATGTCCATAACATCGCCGCTGCCATTGCCAGTGGTTCATTTAAAACCGATGCAATGATCATTGCGCCCTGTTCTATGCGGACTTTAGGCGGTATTGCCAATGGAATTGCCGACAGCCTGCTGCTCAGGGCGGCGGATGTTATTCTTAAAGAGGGACGGCCGCTGTTGTTGGTGCCGCGGGAAACCCCGCTGAATGCAATTCACTTGGAAAATATGCTGAAGCTGGCCCGTCTTGGTGTGAAAATTGTTCCAGCCAGTCCCGGTTTTTATCACCGTCCGCAAACTATACCGGAATTGGTCGATATGCTGGTAGGAAAAATTTGCGACCAAATCAAACTCGAGCATGACTTATTTGAGCGCTGGCAGGGGCTGGGCGGATTTTCGGCAGGCCGGTCATAA
- a CDS encoding acyl CoA:acetate/3-ketoacid CoA transferase — protein MVQVITAAEAAALIRSNATIAMSGFVGCANPEALSTAMEERFVNEGLPRDLTLVFCAGQGDGKDCGTNHFAHENMVKRVIGGHWNMAPRLSKLAMEEKIEAYNLPQGTLTHLFRNIAGKKPGVITKVGLHTFVDPRVEGGKLNKKTAEDVVEVIQLGGEEWLWYKPFAVDVALIRGTFADERGNISIDREAVSLEILSMAQAAKSSGGIVIAQVESMVKFGSINPKNVKVPGISVDYVVITEQNKHMQTFAEQYNPSYSGEVNLSLNTRKAMPLDARKVIARRAAMELIPKAKVNLGIGIPEGVAMVACEEGVGDSMTLTVEAGPIGGIPSGGLSFGASCNPEAIIDQPYQFDFYDGGALDLAYLGLAETDQQGNINVSKFKGRVAGCGGFINISQNAKKVVFCGTFTARGLEVEVGNGQLKINKEGANKKFLKEVEQITFSGRYAQETGQAVVYVTERAVFRLTEEGMVLTEIAPGIDLQHDILQLMDFKPLIAEDIKVMDDRIFREEKICLAELIGVK, from the coding sequence ATGGTTCAAGTGATTACTGCTGCCGAAGCAGCTGCGCTGATCCGCAGTAATGCGACAATTGCCATGAGCGGCTTTGTAGGGTGCGCCAATCCTGAAGCATTAAGTACAGCGATGGAAGAACGGTTTGTCAACGAAGGGCTGCCGCGTGATTTAACACTGGTATTTTGCGCCGGTCAGGGTGACGGCAAGGATTGCGGAACCAATCATTTCGCTCATGAGAATATGGTAAAGCGGGTTATCGGCGGACATTGGAATATGGCTCCCAGACTCAGCAAGCTGGCGATGGAAGAAAAGATCGAGGCTTATAATCTGCCCCAGGGAACGCTTACTCACCTGTTTCGCAATATTGCAGGCAAAAAGCCCGGGGTTATTACAAAGGTTGGTCTTCATACGTTTGTCGATCCCAGGGTTGAAGGGGGTAAACTCAACAAAAAAACCGCTGAAGATGTAGTGGAGGTAATTCAATTAGGCGGTGAGGAATGGCTCTGGTATAAGCCGTTTGCGGTTGATGTGGCGCTGATTCGGGGTACCTTTGCCGATGAAAGGGGCAATATATCCATTGACCGCGAAGCGGTTTCACTGGAAATATTATCAATGGCCCAGGCGGCCAAAAGCTCAGGCGGCATTGTGATTGCCCAGGTCGAAAGCATGGTCAAATTCGGCAGCATTAACCCCAAAAATGTCAAGGTGCCGGGGATCAGCGTGGATTATGTTGTCATTACGGAACAGAATAAGCACATGCAGACATTTGCGGAACAGTATAATCCGTCTTACTCAGGTGAAGTAAATTTGTCTTTAAATACGCGAAAAGCAATGCCGCTGGATGCCCGCAAGGTAATTGCCCGCCGGGCGGCGATGGAGCTTATCCCTAAGGCCAAAGTGAATCTTGGCATCGGTATACCGGAAGGAGTGGCTATGGTTGCCTGCGAGGAGGGCGTCGGAGACTCTATGACGCTTACTGTGGAAGCCGGGCCGATTGGCGGTATTCCATCCGGCGGACTGAGTTTTGGCGCTTCGTGCAATCCCGAGGCAATTATCGATCAGCCTTATCAGTTTGATTTCTATGATGGCGGGGCCTTGGATCTGGCGTATCTTGGGCTGGCCGAGACCGACCAGCAGGGCAATATCAATGTCAGCAAATTTAAAGGCCGGGTTGCCGGATGCGGCGGTTTTATTAATATTTCCCAGAATGCCAAAAAGGTAGTTTTTTGCGGCACATTTACCGCCCGGGGGCTGGAAGTAGAGGTTGGCAACGGCCAATTAAAGATTAACAAGGAAGGCGCCAATAAAAAATTCCTCAAAGAGGTGGAACAAATCACCTTCAGCGGACGCTATGCACAAGAAACCGGGCAGGCGGTTGTATATGTTACTGAACGCGCCGTATTTCGCTTAACCGAGGAGGGCATGGTTTTGACCGAAATTGCTCCGGGAATTGATTTACAGCACGATATTTTGCAATTGATGGATTTTAAACCGCTGATCGCTGAAGATATTAAAGTGATGGACGACCGGATTTTCCGGGAAGAAAAGATCTGTTTAGCGGAATTGATTGGGGTAAAATGA
- a CDS encoding short-chain-enoyl-CoA hydratase gives MSTYENLLFESEDGIGIVTINRPKALNALNAATIHELDRMFDELAQNDAVKTVIITGGGEKSFVAGADITEMQKMSAVEGRNWAKLAQAVFSKIENLPKPVIAAVNGYALGGGCEISMACDIRIASEKAKFGQPEVSLGIPPGFGGTQRLARLVGKGRAKELLFTGDMIDAAEAYRIGLVNKVTVPAELLNTAKAMAQKIMSRAPVAVQVCKAAVNEGLDVDLKTGIAYEAEVFGLCFATDDQKEGMTAFVEKRPPNFTGK, from the coding sequence ATGAGTACATATGAAAATTTACTGTTTGAATCTGAGGATGGCATTGGGATTGTTACTATTAACCGGCCCAAAGCATTGAATGCGTTAAATGCGGCCACAATTCACGAACTGGACAGGATGTTTGACGAATTGGCTCAAAATGATGCGGTAAAGACTGTCATTATTACCGGAGGCGGTGAAAAATCTTTTGTGGCCGGCGCTGATATTACGGAAATGCAGAAGATGTCGGCGGTCGAGGGCCGCAACTGGGCTAAACTGGCGCAAGCGGTGTTCAGTAAAATTGAAAATCTTCCCAAACCGGTCATTGCCGCTGTGAATGGCTATGCTTTAGGCGGCGGATGCGAAATCTCCATGGCCTGCGATATTAGAATTGCATCGGAAAAGGCTAAATTCGGCCAGCCGGAAGTATCGCTCGGTATCCCGCCGGGATTTGGCGGAACACAGCGTTTAGCCCGTCTGGTTGGCAAAGGCCGGGCAAAAGAGCTTTTATTTACGGGTGATATGATTGACGCCGCAGAAGCCTATCGCATTGGTTTGGTCAATAAAGTGACCGTTCCGGCTGAGCTCTTAAATACAGCCAAAGCGATGGCGCAAAAAATTATGTCCAGAGCCCCGGTTGCAGTCCAGGTGTGCAAAGCAGCCGTAAATGAAGGGCTGGATGTAGATCTTAAAACAGGCATTGCCTATGAGGCCGAGGTGTTTGGCCTGTGCTTCGCCACCGACGATCAGAAAGAAGGTATGACCGCTTTTGTTGAAAAACGGCCGCCGAATTTTACCGGCAAATAA
- a CDS encoding TetR/AcrR family transcriptional regulator: MKKLTREKLIQTGARAMLAKSYHAVGIQEVLVKIDVPKGSFYHYFHSKEDFCVAIIKYYGEQLAKSITEKLSSRKYSPRNRLKEYFLAIKDYYQKTGYHQGCLVAKLAVEVAHSSPDIRMALKSEFDRWVGLFADCIREAQQNGEIVAGHQPDELAEFIYTSWEGALIRMQVNHDLGSIDNFINYVFNCVIPLNQNQ, encoded by the coding sequence ATGAAAAAATTAACACGTGAAAAACTCATTCAAACAGGGGCAAGAGCCATGTTGGCCAAAAGCTATCATGCGGTTGGCATTCAGGAAGTATTAGTAAAGATCGATGTGCCCAAAGGCTCCTTTTATCATTACTTTCACTCAAAGGAGGATTTTTGCGTAGCCATCATCAAGTACTACGGCGAGCAATTAGCCAAGTCGATCACCGAGAAATTGTCTTCCCGGAAGTATTCCCCGCGTAACCGGTTAAAGGAGTACTTTCTGGCAATCAAAGATTATTATCAAAAAACCGGTTATCATCAGGGGTGTTTGGTGGCTAAGCTGGCAGTTGAAGTTGCGCATTCCAGTCCCGATATCCGAATGGCCTTAAAATCTGAATTTGACCGCTGGGTGGGGCTGTTTGCCGACTGTATCCGGGAAGCCCAGCAAAATGGTGAAATCGTTGCGGGGCATCAGCCGGATGAACTGGCTGAATTTATTTATACCTCCTGGGAAGGCGCTTTGATCCGTATGCAGGTCAATCATGATCTTGGTTCTATCGACAATTTCATTAATTATGTGTTTAATTGCGTCATACCATTGAACCAAAACCAATAA
- a CDS encoding iron-containing alcohol dehydrogenase — protein sequence MANLFLVPKKILSGQDALENAGPYLQELGGKALIVTDKVMVSTGNVQKLTAILTGNNIGYEVFDGINSEPTTEMVAQGIELYGKANCNFLIAIGGGSPIDAMKAIGAMIVNTGQLADYMGKELKNPPPPLVAIPTTAGTGSEATQFTIISDTKNNVKMLLKGAVLLPSLSIVDPILTVTSPAKVTSATGIDALTHAVEAYTSRKAQPLSDIFAVSACKRIFANLRPAYKNGQDLTARNEMVLAALEAGIAFNNASVTIVHGMSRPIGALFHVPHGLSNAMLLVECLRFAAAGAPARFAELARAVGIADASLAHEAAAEKLIAEIGALCRDLDVPSLEAYGVDRAAFAANLDKMASDALISGSPNNTIRQPSKEDIINIYQKLWQ from the coding sequence GTGGCTAATCTTTTCTTAGTACCAAAAAAAATATTATCCGGACAAGATGCCCTGGAAAACGCAGGGCCTTATCTGCAGGAACTGGGCGGCAAAGCTTTGATTGTTACCGACAAAGTCATGGTCAGCACCGGTAATGTGCAGAAGTTGACGGCAATATTAACCGGCAACAATATTGGCTATGAAGTATTTGACGGTATCAACAGTGAACCGACGACGGAAATGGTCGCTCAGGGGATTGAACTCTACGGAAAAGCAAACTGCAACTTTTTAATCGCTATTGGCGGTGGCAGCCCGATTGATGCAATGAAGGCAATTGGCGCCATGATCGTAAATACCGGGCAGCTGGCTGATTATATGGGCAAAGAATTAAAAAATCCACCGCCGCCGCTGGTGGCAATCCCGACAACGGCCGGAACGGGCTCTGAAGCAACGCAGTTTACCATTATCTCTGATACCAAAAATAACGTAAAGATGCTATTGAAAGGGGCAGTCCTGCTGCCTTCACTGTCCATTGTCGATCCGATTCTGACTGTGACCTCCCCGGCAAAAGTTACGTCTGCTACCGGGATTGACGCTTTAACTCATGCGGTTGAGGCCTATACTTCCAGAAAAGCGCAGCCGTTATCAGATATTTTTGCTGTTTCAGCCTGCAAGCGCATTTTTGCCAATTTAAGGCCGGCCTATAAAAACGGGCAGGATTTAACGGCCAGAAACGAAATGGTGCTGGCAGCTCTGGAGGCCGGGATTGCCTTTAACAACGCATCGGTTACCATCGTTCACGGTATGAGCAGGCCGATTGGCGCTTTATTTCATGTGCCGCATGGCTTGTCCAATGCAATGCTGCTGGTAGAGTGTCTGCGCTTTGCGGCGGCCGGAGCACCGGCACGGTTTGCTGAACTGGCCCGGGCAGTGGGTATTGCCGATGCCAGTCTGGCGCATGAAGCCGCCGCCGAAAAATTAATTGCTGAGATTGGCGCATTGTGCCGGGATTTGGATGTTCCTTCTTTAGAAGCCTATGGCGTAGACCGCGCCGCTTTTGCGGCCAATCTTGACAAAATGGCCAGTGATGCCTTAATTAGCGGCAGTCCAAACAATACGATCAGACAACCCAGCAAAGAAGATATAATCAACATTTATCAAAAACTTTGGCAATAA